The following nucleotide sequence is from Endozoicomonas sp. GU-1.
CTTTTTTGACGGCGGCGTTACTCAACTGATGATTGATTACTACGCATCCCGTGCGGGCGATGCTGCTGCAATCATTGTGGAAAGTGCTTTTGTAGAGAACTATGGTCGTGCATTCCCCGGGGCATTAGGTATTGACACAGACAACAAAATCAAAGGCCTCAAAAAGCTAACCCGGGCTATCAAAGAAAAAGGTTCAAAAGCCATACTGCAAGTTTACCATGCTGGTCGTATGGCGAACGGAGAATACAACGGTGGTCATACACCTATATCAGCCAGCCCGGTTGCCGCCCTGCGTGATAATGCAGAAACACCGCTGGAGATGACAGCAGCACAAGTCGATGACATGATTGAGCGCTTCGGCAATGCTGTTAATCGCGCTATTCTGGCGGGCTTTGATGGCGTGGAAATCCACGGTGCAAACACTTACCTTATCCAGCAATTTTTCTCTCCCCATTCGAACCGTCGCAGTGACAAATGGGGCGGCGATATCGAGAAACGAACCACCTTCCCCCTGGCTATTCTGGAAAAAGCCAAAGCCGTTGTGGCAGCCAGTGACAAGCCTGATTTTATTATTGGCTATCGTTTTTCTCCGGAGGAAATTGAGGAACCAGGCATCCGTTTTGAAGATACCCTGTATCTTCTGGATAAACTGGCTACCAGCGGTCTGGATTATTTGCACGTCTCAATGGGTAACTGGGCGCGTAATTCCATTGTCAACCCTGACGATAAAGAACCGCTCGTCGCTAAATATCTACGACAAAAGAGCGAAAGCCTGGTGGGGGTACCTATTATTGGTGTTGGCGGTATTGCACAGCGGGCAGATGCAGATAAAGCCCTTGAGCAAGGTTATGATCTCATCAGTGTTGGCAAGGGTTGTCTGCTGGAACCTGCCTGGGCCACCAAGGCACTCAACAACGAGGTCTGCGCAGAGTTTGCTGATATTAACCAGCAAGATGAGCTGCATATTCCTTCCCCACTCTGGGACATCATGGACTACATGATTGTCGATAGAGCGGCTGAGGAGGCTAAGAATGAGCGTATCAAAGAACTGCAAAACGTAAAAATTGAATTTGAGCCCGGTCAGTACACGGCTTATGGTATTGGGCATAGTGGCAAGCTGCCGGTGACGGTTACCTTCTCGGAAGATAAAATCCTTGATATCGTTGTCGACTCTTCAAACGAATCCAAAGGTATTGCCAACCCGGCGTTTGAGCGAATTCCGCAACAAATTCTTGATGAGCAATCGCTCAATGTCGATGTCATTTCTGGCGCTACAGCCAGTAGCCAGGCGGTTATTGACGGTGTATCCAATGCGGTTGACCTGGCTGGCGGTCACTCCGAAGCGCTTCGCTGCAAGGCCAAAAAGGCGATTGAATGGTCAACGGAAACCATTGAAGAAACCGTTGATGTGGTCGTTGTTGGCGGTGGCGGTGCGGGCCTGAGTGCGGCGCTAACGGCACTGGATAAAGGCAAATCGGTTATCCTGCTGGAAAAATTCCCGGCCATTGGTGGTAATACGGTCCGTACCGGTGGCTGGGTGAACGCTGCTGAGCCGGGTTGGCAAAGCGATTTCTCTGCCTTGCCCGGTGAAGCCGACTACCTGAAGGGCATTGCAGCAACACCAGAATCTGAAATTGCCGAAGAATACCTGTTCGACTTTAAAACACTTAAAGAGCAACTGACTGCTTACTTTGACGATCTGGAAAACGGCAAAAAATATCTGTTTGACTCGGTTGAACTGCACCTGATTCAGACCTATCTGGGTGGTAAACGTACCGACCTCAAAGGTAACGCCATTTATGGTCAGTACGATCTGGTTAAAACGCTCACCAGTCGCTCTATGGAGTCCATCGACTGGTTGACCGAAAAAGGAATCGACTTTAACCGCAGTGCGGTTGATATTGCTGTTGGTGCTTTGTGGCGTCGTGCACACAAACCAAAACGCCAAAAAGGCCTGGAGTTTGTTGATAAGCTGCAAAAATGCATTAAGGCGCAAGGCGGTCGCATCATGACCGACACCCGTGCCACCGACCTTATTATCAACGATGGCAAAGTGGAAGGCATTAATGCGACACAGACCAATGGCACCAAACTGATACTGCATGTCAACCATGGTGTTGTGCTGGCTTCCGGTGGATTTGGTGCCAATACCCAAATGCTCAAGAAGTACAACACATACTGGAATAAAATTGCTGATGACATCAAAACCACTAACTCACCGGCCCTGATTGGTGATGGTATTGAGATGGGTGAAAAAGCCGGTGCTGAATTAACGGGTATGGGATTTGCCCAGCTAATGCCGATCGGCGATCCAAAGTCTGGCGCACTTCTGACAGGGCTCATTGTACCGCCTGAAAACTTTGTCTTTGTTAACAAAAGTGGCAAGCGGTTCGTTGATGAATGTGAAAGCCGCGATGTGCTTTCTGAGTCCTTCTTCAACAACGGTGGTCTGGTTTACATGATTGCCGACAGCGAGATTCGTAAAACCGCGGCGAATACATCTGATGAAACCATCGAACGGGAAATTGAAGAAGGTGTCATCATCAAGGCAGACACTCTTGAGGAGCTGGCAGAGAAAATCGGTGTACCCGTGGCAGAGTTTGTTGAAACCATTGAGCGTTACAACGGCTTTGTAGAGCAAGGTCATGATCCGGATTTCCATAAGAGCGCCCTGGGCTTGAAAGTTGAGCGGGGGCCATTCTATGCAACTCCACGTCAGCCCTCCGTTCATCACACCATGGGCGGCCTGAAGATCGATACGCAGGCTCGTGTCATTAATAAAGCAGGCGATGTTATCCCGGGATTATACGCAGCAGGTGAAGTGACCGGCGGAATCCACGCAGGTAACCGTCTGGGTGGTAATGCACTCATTGATATCTTTACCTTCGGCCGTATTGCCGGTGAGAGCGTCTCCGAGCTTGCTTAATTTAATTAAGGTTGTTTTTTAACCTGCGTGTAATACGATACATTCCGTATCGATTTTGGCAAGGTATAAAACCTGGAGTAGCCACTATGGATCCTACTAGCGACACAGAGTACAAACCTGGCCCGCTGCACGGTGTCACGATATTAGACTTCTCCCGCGTACTTTCCGGACCCTATTGCACAATGATTCTGGCGGATCTTGGGGCAAGGGTCATCAAGATTGAGCGTTTTGGTACTGGCGACGACACTCGTGCGTTCGGGCCTTTTATTGAAAACGATTCAGCCTATTTCATGTGCTTCAACCGAGGCAAGGAGAGCATCTCTCTCGATATTAAATCGCCCCGTGACCGGGAACTGCTGGAACGACTCCTGGACACCAGCGATGTTGTCGTTGAGAATTTTCGTCCCGGTGTTATGGAACGACTTGGCTACGGCCCGGAGCGCCTGGCCAAAACCCACCCACATATTGTTTATACCTCCATCTCAGGCTATGGACACAGCGGTCCGTACAGTGAACTGCCAGGTTACGACATGGTGGTACAGGCAATGGGCGGGATTATGGGTTTGACCGGCTGGCCTAATGCCGAGCCTGCCCGCGTTGGTACCAGCATAGGTGATCTGGGTGCTGCTCTGTTTGCTGTCATAGGTATTTTGGCTTCGCTTTACAGCCGCAGCCATGATGCTCAGGGAGCACGGGTCGACATCGGCATGCTCGATTGTCAGGCCTCATTGCTGGAGACCGCTCTGGCGCGTTTTGACGTTGAAGGTATTGTACCCACCAGAACCGGTGACAACCAT
It contains:
- a CDS encoding NADH-dependent flavin oxidoreductase, with the protein product MVKLADELILRSGATLKNRIMMAPMTIQSAFFDGGVTQLMIDYYASRAGDAAAIIVESAFVENYGRAFPGALGIDTDNKIKGLKKLTRAIKEKGSKAILQVYHAGRMANGEYNGGHTPISASPVAALRDNAETPLEMTAAQVDDMIERFGNAVNRAILAGFDGVEIHGANTYLIQQFFSPHSNRRSDKWGGDIEKRTTFPLAILEKAKAVVAASDKPDFIIGYRFSPEEIEEPGIRFEDTLYLLDKLATSGLDYLHVSMGNWARNSIVNPDDKEPLVAKYLRQKSESLVGVPIIGVGGIAQRADADKALEQGYDLISVGKGCLLEPAWATKALNNEVCAEFADINQQDELHIPSPLWDIMDYMIVDRAAEEAKNERIKELQNVKIEFEPGQYTAYGIGHSGKLPVTVTFSEDKILDIVVDSSNESKGIANPAFERIPQQILDEQSLNVDVISGATASSQAVIDGVSNAVDLAGGHSEALRCKAKKAIEWSTETIEETVDVVVVGGGGAGLSAALTALDKGKSVILLEKFPAIGGNTVRTGGWVNAAEPGWQSDFSALPGEADYLKGIAATPESEIAEEYLFDFKTLKEQLTAYFDDLENGKKYLFDSVELHLIQTYLGGKRTDLKGNAIYGQYDLVKTLTSRSMESIDWLTEKGIDFNRSAVDIAVGALWRRAHKPKRQKGLEFVDKLQKCIKAQGGRIMTDTRATDLIINDGKVEGINATQTNGTKLILHVNHGVVLASGGFGANTQMLKKYNTYWNKIADDIKTTNSPALIGDGIEMGEKAGAELTGMGFAQLMPIGDPKSGALLTGLIVPPENFVFVNKSGKRFVDECESRDVLSESFFNNGGLVYMIADSEIRKTAANTSDETIEREIEEGVIIKADTLEELAEKIGVPVAEFVETIERYNGFVEQGHDPDFHKSALGLKVERGPFYATPRQPSVHHTMGGLKIDTQARVINKAGDVIPGLYAAGEVTGGIHAGNRLGGNALIDIFTFGRIAGESVSELA
- a CDS encoding CaiB/BaiF CoA transferase family protein, whose product is MDPTSDTEYKPGPLHGVTILDFSRVLSGPYCTMILADLGARVIKIERFGTGDDTRAFGPFIENDSAYFMCFNRGKESISLDIKSPRDRELLERLLDTSDVVVENFRPGVMERLGYGPERLAKTHPHIVYTSISGYGHSGPYSELPGYDMVVQAMGGIMGLTGWPNAEPARVGTSIGDLGAALFAVIGILASLYSRSHDAQGARVDIGMLDCQASLLETALARFDVEGIVPTRTGDNHPSLAPFETFMAEDGKFVICTGNDTLFMLMADALGSHQLALKPEFLTNDLRVQNRVQLVKEVEAITETRPMQHWIDALNKEGVPCAPINTIDKLFDHPQLLARGMIIKVQGEHDRPVRTAGNPVKLSNLTEFDPEVPIKAPMLNEHREAILDELMASHGAYDAVVKGQNDDHHADQPELQEAVAPAVH